A genomic segment from Bryobacteraceae bacterium encodes:
- a CDS encoding L-threonylcarbamoyladenylate synthase, translated as MVTDLIEVDAEHPAKEALARAGAIIRRGGIVATPTDALYALIADPFNLQAVQRVFEAKGREFTQALPMVVDDHLMAEDLIGEVSKRFLVLARRFWPGPLTMIVRASAKVPLKVTGNTGRLALRQVRSPVVNGLIEWLGQPLICTSANLSGQPTCRTGIEVFGTMDGRLDLVLDGGACVGSGPTTIDITEPWWKVIREGAIPEREIAECLKGV; from the coding sequence GTGGTCACCGATCTGATAGAAGTCGACGCCGAGCACCCGGCGAAAGAGGCTCTGGCACGCGCCGGAGCGATCATCCGCCGCGGAGGGATCGTGGCGACGCCCACCGACGCTCTCTACGCCCTCATTGCCGACCCGTTCAACCTGCAAGCCGTTCAGCGCGTCTTCGAGGCCAAGGGGCGCGAGTTCACGCAAGCGCTGCCGATGGTGGTGGACGACCACCTGATGGCCGAGGACCTGATCGGCGAGGTATCGAAGCGCTTCCTGGTTCTGGCGCGGCGCTTCTGGCCGGGCCCGCTCACGATGATCGTGCGGGCGTCCGCGAAGGTGCCGCTGAAGGTCACCGGCAACACGGGACGGCTGGCGCTGCGGCAGGTCCGCTCACCGGTGGTCAACGGACTGATCGAGTGGCTGGGCCAGCCGCTCATCTGCACGAGCGCGAATCTCAGCGGACAACCGACGTGCCGCACCGGCATCGAAGTGTTTGGCACGATGGACGGCCGACTGGACCTCGTGCTGGACGGGGGCGCGTGTGTCGGCAGCGGCCCCACCACCATCGACATCACGGAGCCGTGGTGGAAGGTGATTCGAGAGGGAGCGATCCCGGAACGGGAGATCGCCGAGTGCCTAAAAGGAGTCTGA
- a CDS encoding SAM-dependent chlorinase/fluorinase → MAIITLTTDFGESDHFVASMKGVILSIAPRATVVDVTHNVTAFDVAEGAFTIAEACRTFPPKTIHVGVVDPGVGTERRPLLVESGGQYFIGPDNGLFGMIYSRPGSKVRHLTASKYFRPTPSATFHGRDIFAPAAAHLAKGARPSSMGRAVDDYLRPSGIGPIRTDKRCWAGSVVKADRFGNLITNLHIDEFPTVRERPIVLLAGVHAIEKLVTTFAEATAGEAVVIIGSSGYLEIAANQASAAKKLGIAAGTPVELSIY, encoded by the coding sequence ATGGCGATTATCACATTGACGACCGACTTCGGCGAGTCGGACCATTTCGTCGCGTCCATGAAGGGCGTGATTCTTTCGATCGCGCCGCGCGCCACAGTCGTCGACGTGACTCACAACGTGACGGCATTCGACGTCGCCGAGGGCGCCTTCACGATCGCCGAAGCCTGCCGCACGTTCCCACCGAAGACGATTCATGTGGGCGTTGTGGACCCGGGAGTAGGCACGGAGCGGCGTCCGCTGCTGGTCGAGTCCGGCGGGCAGTACTTCATCGGGCCGGACAACGGGCTTTTCGGGATGATCTATTCGCGTCCGGGCAGCAAGGTGCGGCACCTTACCGCGTCGAAGTATTTCCGGCCTACGCCGAGCGCCACCTTCCACGGACGCGACATCTTCGCGCCGGCCGCCGCGCATCTGGCCAAGGGTGCGCGGCCATCGTCGATGGGGCGGGCGGTCGACGACTACCTTCGCCCGTCCGGCATCGGCCCCATTCGCACCGACAAACGCTGCTGGGCGGGATCGGTGGTGAAAGCCGACCGCTTCGGCAACCTCATCACCAATCTGCACATCGACGAATTCCCCACCGTGCGCGAGCGGCCCATCGTGCTGCTGGCCGGCGTGCACGCTATTGAAAAGCTGGTCACCACATTCGCGGAGGCAACGGCGGGCGAGGCAGTGGTGATCATCGGCAGCTCCGGCTATCTGGAGATTGCCGCCAACCAGGCATCGGCGGCAAAGAAGCTGGGGATCGCGGCGGGCACGCCGGTCGAGCTGTCGATCTACTGA
- a CDS encoding lysophospholipid acyltransferase family protein produces the protein MKQRSAVRTWLEYAATRAVVATLAHAPRPLAERLARVYASLLDAVIPRLRRTALTNLALAMPSLDAAARTRIADGSFASIGRILLAMARFPSIGSANVREWIDYDGREHYDRALEQGRGVLFATAHLGNWELSAFAHAIMAKPMHIVVRGLDNPRVDALVARLRKLSGNHVIDKRDFARGILRALARNEAVGILIDQNVAASEGVFVDFFGVKACVSSGIARIAARTGAPVIPGFAVWDRGLGRYVLKFYPPVAITGDEPADTAAIHGALEAAIREYPDQWLWMHRRWKTRPPGGPPVY, from the coding sequence GTGAAGCAGCGATCGGCCGTCAGAACGTGGCTCGAGTATGCGGCCACGCGCGCCGTTGTCGCGACGCTCGCGCATGCCCCGCGTCCGTTGGCCGAGCGGCTGGCGCGTGTCTACGCTTCGTTGCTCGACGCGGTGATCCCGCGTCTCCGCCGCACGGCGCTAACCAATCTGGCGCTCGCGATGCCGTCGCTTGACGCCGCGGCGCGCACGCGTATCGCCGACGGCTCGTTTGCGTCGATCGGGCGTATTCTGCTGGCGATGGCGCGGTTTCCCTCGATCGGCTCCGCCAATGTCCGCGAGTGGATCGACTACGACGGCCGCGAGCACTATGACCGCGCCCTCGAGCAAGGCCGCGGCGTGCTCTTCGCCACCGCGCACTTGGGCAACTGGGAGCTGAGCGCGTTCGCTCACGCGATCATGGCCAAGCCGATGCACATCGTCGTCCGGGGTCTCGACAACCCGCGCGTGGACGCGTTGGTGGCGCGCCTGCGGAAGCTCTCAGGAAATCACGTGATCGACAAGCGCGACTTCGCGCGGGGCATTCTCCGGGCGCTGGCGCGCAACGAAGCCGTTGGGATCCTCATTGACCAGAACGTTGCGGCTTCCGAGGGCGTTTTTGTCGATTTCTTCGGAGTGAAGGCGTGCGTCTCGTCCGGGATCGCACGGATCGCCGCGCGAACGGGCGCGCCGGTGATTCCCGGTTTCGCTGTTTGGGATCGCGGGCTCGGGCGCTACGTGTTGAAGTTCTACCCGCCGGTGGCGATCACCGGGGACGAACCGGCGGACACGGCCGCCATTCACGGGGCGCTCGAAGCCGCGATCCGCGAGTATCCGGACCAGTGGCTCTGGATGCATCGGCGATGGAAGACCCGCCCGCCGGGCGGGCCTCCTGTCTATTGA
- the mutM gene encoding bifunctional DNA-formamidopyrimidine glycosylase/DNA-(apurinic or apyrimidinic site) lyase, whose protein sequence is MPELPEVEAVCRRLRPAVTGRTIVEARISRCAAPSTRAAVEGRPIHGVDRAGKHILVRLDGGVTVHTHLRMSGNLFAIRDHRFASAAARVVFALDDGSAMVLEDPRALARMEARPSEAVDVEMAKLGPEPLSPAFTAAWFIEKAKESRQPAKLFLMDQARVAGLGNIYAAEALYAARVNPRKLMQRQSVPKLRALHEAIVNVLTLAVQSAIAAYSRPGEFAEAGEFPCAVYGREGEPCEACGRRILRIRQGGRSTYYCPGCQR, encoded by the coding sequence ATGCCGGAACTCCCCGAAGTCGAAGCGGTCTGCCGGCGGCTGCGGCCCGCGGTCACAGGGCGGACGATCGTCGAAGCACGAATTTCCCGGTGCGCGGCGCCGTCGACGAGGGCGGCGGTGGAGGGCCGCCCGATCCATGGCGTGGACCGCGCCGGGAAGCACATCCTCGTCCGGTTGGATGGCGGCGTCACCGTACACACCCATCTGCGAATGTCCGGGAATCTGTTCGCGATCCGGGACCATCGGTTCGCCTCCGCCGCGGCGCGCGTGGTGTTCGCACTCGACGACGGCTCAGCGATGGTGCTCGAAGACCCGAGGGCGCTGGCGCGGATGGAGGCGCGGCCTTCGGAGGCGGTGGATGTAGAAATGGCGAAGCTCGGCCCGGAGCCGCTTTCACCGGCGTTCACGGCCGCGTGGTTCATCGAAAAGGCAAAGGAGTCCCGCCAGCCGGCGAAGCTGTTTCTGATGGATCAGGCTCGCGTGGCCGGTCTCGGCAACATCTACGCCGCCGAGGCGCTGTACGCGGCCCGGGTGAATCCGCGCAAGCTCATGCAAAGACAGAGCGTTCCCAAGCTCCGCGCGCTCCATGAGGCGATTGTGAACGTTCTGACGCTTGCGGTACAATCGGCCATAGCCGCGTACTCACGGCCGGGTGAGTTCGCCGAGGCTGGGGAATTCCCCTGCGCGGTTTATGGCCGCGAAGGGGAGCCGTGCGAGGCCTGTGGCCGGCGGATACTGCGGATCCGGCAGGGGGGCCGGTCGACGTATTATTGTCCCGGCTGCCAAAGGTAA
- a CDS encoding TIGR00282 family metallophosphoesterase — MNILFIGDIFASAGRDMVSMRLSHIVDREEIGLVIANVENSAGGFGVTPQIADEMLKLGVDVMTTGNHVWDRREIYDYIDRQPLLLRPANYPPDDPGKGMHVLKARDGTRCAVINLQGRTHMLPIDCPFRKADELLASLPAEVKVRFVDFHAEATSEKIAMGWHLDGRVTAVVGTHTHVPTADARVLPNGTAYLTDAGMTGPYDSVIGVEKEPVLLKFVRGMPVRMEAARGRPELHGVVVDVDTATGQARSIRPVVETP, encoded by the coding sequence GTGAACATTCTGTTTATCGGCGACATCTTCGCTTCGGCGGGGCGCGATATGGTGAGCATGCGGCTTTCGCATATCGTGGATCGCGAAGAAATCGGCCTGGTGATCGCGAACGTGGAGAACTCGGCGGGCGGCTTCGGGGTGACGCCCCAGATCGCCGATGAGATGCTGAAGCTGGGCGTGGACGTGATGACCACGGGCAACCACGTGTGGGACCGGCGCGAGATCTACGACTATATCGACCGGCAACCGCTGCTGCTGCGCCCGGCCAACTACCCGCCGGACGATCCGGGCAAGGGCATGCACGTACTGAAGGCGCGCGACGGGACAAGATGCGCGGTGATCAATCTGCAGGGGCGGACGCATATGCTGCCGATCGACTGTCCGTTCCGCAAAGCGGACGAGTTGCTCGCGAGTCTGCCGGCCGAAGTGAAGGTGCGTTTCGTCGATTTCCACGCCGAGGCCACCAGCGAGAAGATCGCGATGGGGTGGCACCTGGACGGCCGGGTGACGGCGGTGGTGGGCACGCACACGCACGTACCAACGGCGGACGCACGGGTGCTGCCGAACGGGACGGCGTATCTCACGGACGCCGGGATGACCGGGCCATACGACTCCGTCATCGGCGTTGAGAAAGAGCCGGTGCTGCTGAAGTTCGTGCGCGGCATGCCGGTGCGCATGGAGGCGGCGCGCGGCCGCCCGGAACTGCACGGTGTGGTGGTGGACGTGGATACCGCCACC
- a CDS encoding SDR family oxidoreductase encodes MPFRLDGKVALVTGGASGIGEATCRIFAEAGAKVIVCDLNGKGAEALAAELPGARAAQCDITGEETVKQLFSSIDKLDVLVNNAGIGLVGGVEETSVEDFERLMKVNVTGPFLMTRAAMPLLIQSHGNIVNIGSVAGLVGVKKRFAYCATKGAVVAMTRQLALDYPTQIRANCVCPGTVDSPFVEAYLEKYHKHEKEEVRAQLNQRQPIGRLGRPEEIAYMALYLASDEAAFINGSVHTIDGGWTAA; translated from the coding sequence ATGCCTTTTCGACTGGACGGGAAAGTTGCGCTCGTGACCGGCGGCGCGAGCGGAATCGGTGAAGCCACCTGCCGGATCTTCGCCGAAGCGGGCGCCAAGGTGATCGTGTGCGATTTGAACGGCAAGGGCGCCGAGGCGCTGGCCGCCGAGCTTCCCGGCGCGCGGGCCGCGCAGTGCGATATCACCGGCGAGGAGACAGTGAAGCAACTGTTCTCCTCGATCGACAAGCTGGACGTGCTCGTGAACAACGCCGGCATCGGACTGGTGGGCGGAGTGGAGGAGACCTCCGTTGAGGACTTCGAACGGCTGATGAAGGTGAACGTCACGGGGCCGTTCCTGATGACGCGCGCGGCAATGCCTCTGCTCATCCAATCTCACGGCAACATCGTGAACATCGGCTCCGTGGCGGGACTGGTAGGCGTGAAGAAACGGTTCGCCTATTGCGCCACCAAGGGGGCGGTGGTAGCGATGACGCGGCAGCTTGCGCTGGACTACCCGACGCAGATCCGCGCCAATTGCGTCTGTCCGGGGACGGTGGATTCCCCGTTCGTCGAGGCGTACCTGGAGAAGTACCACAAGCACGAAAAAGAGGAAGTCCGCGCTCAGTTGAACCAGCGGCAGCCGATCGGGAGGCTGGGGCGGCCGGAGGAGATCGCGTACATGGCGCTGTACCTGGCGTCCGACGAGGCGGCGTTCATCAACGGGAGCGTGCACACGATCGACGGCGGGTGGACGGCGGCCTAG
- a CDS encoding SDR family oxidoreductase, producing the protein MRFAGRIAVVTGSASGIGEAVAARLASEGAMVHGLDRAGGTDVGDEAAVEAFFARLDRVDVLVNSAGVAVRKPVAEQDAAGWDEVMRVNVRGTYLCSRFAAPKMPQGGSVVNLASVVGVMGVRNRAAYSTTKGAIVALTRNMALDYAGVGIRVNCVCPGFTRTNLTKGLLSDKESERKLLALHPLGRLGEAADIANAIAFLASDEASWITGQAIAVDGGFTAGHAVDV; encoded by the coding sequence ATGAGGTTCGCAGGCAGGATTGCCGTGGTCACCGGCTCGGCATCGGGAATCGGCGAGGCGGTGGCGGCGCGGCTCGCGTCCGAGGGCGCCATGGTGCACGGTCTGGATCGGGCGGGCGGGACTGACGTCGGGGACGAAGCGGCCGTGGAGGCGTTTTTCGCGCGTCTCGACCGGGTGGACGTTCTGGTGAACTCGGCGGGCGTGGCGGTGCGGAAGCCTGTGGCCGAGCAGGACGCGGCTGGCTGGGACGAGGTGATGCGCGTGAACGTGCGCGGGACCTATTTATGCTCGCGGTTCGCGGCGCCGAAGATGCCGCAAGGCGGATCGGTGGTGAATCTGGCGTCGGTGGTGGGCGTTATGGGAGTACGCAACCGGGCCGCGTACTCCACCACAAAGGGGGCGATCGTGGCGCTGACGCGGAACATGGCCCTCGACTATGCGGGGGTGGGAATCCGGGTGAACTGCGTATGCCCGGGCTTCACGCGGACGAATCTGACCAAGGGGCTGTTGTCCGACAAGGAGTCCGAGCGGAAGCTGCTGGCGCTGCATCCGCTGGGGCGATTGGGGGAGGCAGCGGATATCGCCAATGCGATCGCGTTTCTGGCGAGCGATGAGGCGAGTTGGATTACGGGTCAGGCGATCGCCGTAGACGGCGGCTTCACGGCAGGCCATGCCGTGGATGTCTAA
- the mnmA gene encoding tRNA 2-thiouridine(34) synthase MnmA, with protein MPDSPLVAVAMSGGVDSSVVAAMLHRDGVPVVGLTMQLWNQRRLPSLVPDGASPSGRCCSLDDVYDARQVAAHIGIPYYVVNFEERFEDQVVKPFIADYLAGRTPIPCTHCNTFVKFDDFIDLARGLGAEAIATGHYARIDRDPATGRYRLLRAVDDAKDQTYFLFGLTQAQLSRTRFPLGGMVKPDVRRLAAEFDIPVAAKNDSQEICFVPNGDYAAFIDAYFRERGNEPNEARGEIVDTAGRVLGEHAGVHRYTVGQRKGLGIAAGEPLYVIATEPDARRVVVGSNEDLLCAEFVAARVNWLSIETPAASVRAHVRIRNKHIPAPATIHPAGEDLARVRFDEPQRAVTPGQGAVFYDGDVVLGGGWIEPK; from the coding sequence ATGCCTGATTCCCCTCTTGTCGCCGTGGCCATGTCGGGCGGAGTGGATAGCTCCGTCGTCGCGGCCATGCTCCATCGCGACGGCGTTCCCGTGGTCGGACTCACCATGCAGCTTTGGAATCAGCGGCGGTTGCCTTCGCTCGTTCCGGATGGCGCCTCGCCCAGCGGACGCTGCTGCTCGCTCGACGATGTCTACGACGCGCGTCAGGTGGCGGCCCACATCGGGATCCCCTACTATGTAGTGAATTTCGAGGAACGCTTCGAGGACCAGGTGGTGAAGCCCTTCATCGCCGACTATCTCGCCGGCCGCACGCCGATCCCCTGCACGCACTGCAACACCTTCGTGAAGTTCGACGACTTCATCGACCTCGCCCGCGGGCTTGGCGCCGAGGCGATCGCCACCGGGCACTATGCGCGCATCGATCGCGACCCCGCCACCGGCCGATACCGCCTGCTCCGCGCCGTCGACGATGCCAAGGATCAAACCTATTTCCTCTTCGGGCTGACCCAGGCGCAGCTGTCTCGGACACGGTTCCCGCTCGGCGGCATGGTCAAACCCGACGTCCGGCGCCTCGCGGCCGAGTTCGACATCCCGGTCGCCGCCAAGAACGACTCGCAGGAGATCTGCTTCGTCCCCAACGGCGACTACGCCGCGTTCATTGACGCCTACTTCCGGGAACGAGGGAACGAACCAAACGAGGCGCGCGGCGAAATCGTGGATACCGCCGGACGCGTGCTCGGCGAACACGCCGGCGTGCACCGCTATACCGTGGGACAGCGCAAGGGGCTCGGCATCGCCGCCGGCGAGCCGCTCTACGTGATCGCCACGGAACCGGACGCGCGCCGCGTGGTGGTCGGTTCGAACGAGGATCTCCTTTGCGCGGAGTTCGTTGCGGCGCGGGTGAACTGGCTGTCGATCGAGACGCCGGCGGCATCCGTCCGGGCGCATGTGCGGATTCGCAACAAGCATATTCCGGCGCCAGCCACGATCCACCCCGCCGGAGAGGACTTGGCGCGCGTGCGTTTCGATGAGCCGCAGCGGGCGGTGACGCCGGGTCAGGGGGCGGTTTTCTACGACGGGGACGTGGTGCTCGGCGGCGGTTGGATCGAACCCAAGTGA
- a CDS encoding sulfatase-like hydrolase/transferase: MLHSRRDLLGMLAAGAAARESASGATPERPNILFIYTDDHSYRTLSCYEGHYPWVKTPNFDKLASQGVRFTAAYVGAWCMPSRATLLTGKHQFAVESMRIEGPYPGSTYDPAQCPFWPKTFRDNGYVTAQIGKWHTGTDTGYGRDWDFQIVWNRPKYTETSQNYYFDQPITYQGGKTEVLKRYSTDQYTDWAVDFIRGNGRDKSKPWYLWLCFGAVHSPYQPAPRHLKELAGIDFETPADIFSPRPGKPDWAQKINQWEKDANGRPVSGKKSLTDWVRQYHQGVFGLDEALKRLMDVLEETGQRKNTLVMFTSDQGLAFGQHGFRGTKIAAYDANIRSPMVISMPGRVPEGKVCHTPVGGIDLVPTMFRFAGIKHPWQFQGQDLSPLLQDVNAKWDRPAMLCATGQTFGSDTNTIPAGEGVFHNGVPWYVLIRERKYKYVRPFIRDLEELYDLEKDPDELDNLAVKPAFKSTLRRMRGVALDELRRNKAGFVEKLPPIREVV, encoded by the coding sequence ATGCTTCACTCACGACGGGACCTGCTCGGGATGCTTGCCGCGGGCGCGGCCGCGCGCGAATCGGCCAGCGGCGCGACGCCGGAGCGGCCCAACATCCTCTTCATCTACACCGACGATCACTCCTACCGCACGCTGAGCTGCTACGAAGGCCACTACCCGTGGGTGAAGACGCCGAATTTCGACAAGCTGGCGAGCCAGGGCGTCCGGTTCACGGCGGCCTATGTCGGCGCATGGTGCATGCCCTCCCGCGCCACGCTGCTCACGGGCAAGCACCAGTTCGCGGTGGAATCGATGCGCATCGAGGGTCCGTATCCGGGCAGCACCTACGACCCCGCCCAGTGCCCGTTCTGGCCGAAAACGTTCCGCGACAACGGCTATGTCACGGCGCAGATCGGCAAGTGGCACACGGGCACGGATACCGGCTACGGCCGCGATTGGGATTTCCAGATCGTGTGGAACCGGCCGAAGTACACCGAGACTTCGCAGAACTATTATTTCGACCAGCCGATTACGTATCAGGGCGGGAAGACCGAAGTCCTCAAGCGCTACTCGACGGACCAGTACACGGACTGGGCGGTGGATTTCATCCGCGGCAACGGGCGCGACAAGTCCAAGCCGTGGTATCTCTGGCTCTGTTTCGGCGCCGTCCACAGCCCCTATCAGCCCGCGCCGCGCCATTTGAAAGAGCTGGCGGGCATCGACTTCGAAACGCCGGCCGACATTTTCTCACCGCGTCCCGGCAAGCCGGACTGGGCGCAGAAGATCAACCAATGGGAGAAGGACGCCAACGGGCGCCCGGTGTCGGGCAAGAAGTCGCTGACGGACTGGGTGCGCCAGTATCACCAGGGAGTGTTCGGGCTCGACGAGGCGCTCAAACGGCTGATGGACGTGCTCGAAGAGACGGGCCAGCGGAAGAACACGCTCGTGATGTTCACGTCGGACCAGGGCCTGGCCTTCGGCCAGCACGGTTTCCGCGGCACCAAGATCGCCGCCTACGACGCCAATATCCGGTCTCCGATGGTGATCTCCATGCCGGGCCGCGTGCCCGAAGGCAAGGTGTGCCACACACCCGTGGGCGGTATCGATCTCGTGCCGACCATGTTCCGGTTCGCCGGCATCAAACACCCGTGGCAGTTCCAGGGGCAGGACCTCTCACCGCTGCTCCAGGACGTGAACGCGAAATGGGACCGCCCGGCCATGCTCTGCGCCACCGGCCAGACGTTCGGGTCCGACACGAACACGATTCCGGCCGGAGAAGGCGTTTTCCACAACGGCGTGCCGTGGTACGTCCTCATCCGGGAACGGAAGTACAAGTATGTGCGCCCGTTCATCCGCGACTTGGAAGAGCTCTACGACCTGGAGAAGGATCCGGACGAGCTCGATAACCTGGCGGTGAAGCCGGCGTTCAAATCGACTCTGCGGCGGATGCGCGGCGTGGCGCTCGACGAGTTGCGGCGCAACAAGGCCGGCTTCGTCGAGAAGCTACCGCCGATCCGCGAGGTGGTCTAG
- a CDS encoding cysteine desulfurase family protein: MPRIYLDHNATTPVSPDVARVFAEAVAREYGNASSVHQEGQTARRALDGARGQVAARIGAHAREMVFTSGGTESVNLAVLGYVRALGRRNAHVVTSAIEHPAVLNAARQLEREGRRVSFVAPGRDGVVDPASVEAAMTPETVLVSVAHANNETGAIQPVADIAVIARARGIAMHSDGVQAAGKIPVDVAALGVDLYSISGHKFHAPKGSGALWVRSGVKLEPLQWGGRHEHGRRPGTENVPGAVAMGAAAAAIADADLAPLRDRLERAILAAIPGVAVNGAGAPRLPNTSNLTFDGIEGEALVIALDLRGFAISSGSACSSGAVEPSHVLLAMGRTPREARSSIRVSLGAGNTREEVDAFVESLSAAVGHLRRLSPDYVPAHA, encoded by the coding sequence GTGCCCCGCATTTACCTCGATCATAACGCGACCACCCCGGTTTCCCCGGACGTTGCCCGAGTGTTCGCCGAGGCCGTGGCGCGGGAATACGGGAACGCGTCGAGCGTGCATCAGGAGGGCCAGACGGCGCGGCGTGCCCTTGACGGGGCGCGCGGGCAGGTGGCGGCGCGGATCGGCGCGCACGCCAGGGAGATGGTGTTCACCAGCGGTGGGACCGAGTCTGTGAATCTCGCCGTGCTCGGCTATGTGCGGGCGCTCGGGCGCCGGAACGCGCACGTTGTGACCTCCGCCATCGAGCATCCGGCCGTGCTCAACGCGGCGCGGCAGCTTGAACGCGAGGGCCGCCGCGTTTCGTTCGTAGCGCCTGGCCGCGACGGCGTGGTCGATCCCGCGTCGGTGGAAGCGGCGATGACGCCCGAGACGGTCCTGGTATCCGTGGCGCACGCCAACAACGAAACCGGCGCGATTCAACCGGTGGCCGATATCGCAGTCATTGCGCGCGCCCGCGGAATCGCCATGCACAGCGACGGCGTCCAGGCAGCCGGCAAGATCCCGGTGGACGTGGCTGCGCTCGGCGTCGACCTCTACTCGATCAGCGGGCACAAGTTCCATGCGCCGAAGGGAAGCGGGGCCTTGTGGGTTCGTTCCGGCGTGAAACTCGAGCCTCTCCAGTGGGGCGGACGCCACGAACACGGCCGCCGCCCGGGGACCGAAAACGTGCCCGGCGCCGTGGCGATGGGCGCGGCCGCGGCCGCCATCGCCGACGCCGATCTCGCGCCCTTGCGGGACCGGCTTGAGCGCGCCATTCTCGCGGCCATCCCCGGCGTCGCGGTAAACGGCGCCGGCGCGCCGCGCCTGCCCAACACGAGCAATCTCACCTTCGATGGAATCGAGGGCGAAGCGCTGGTGATCGCGCTCGATCTGCGCGGCTTCGCGATCTCGTCCGGCTCGGCTTGCTCGAGCGGCGCCGTGGAGCCGTCTCACGTCTTGCTGGCGATGGGGCGCACGCCGCGCGAGGCGCGATCGAGCATCCGAGTGTCGCTAGGGGCGGGGAACACTCGCGAAGAAGTCGACGCGTTCGTGGAGTCTCTCTCCGCGGCCGTCGGCCACCTTCGCCGCCTTTCGCCGGACTACGTACCCGCTCATGCCTGA